In Bacteroidales bacterium, a genomic segment contains:
- a CDS encoding DUF6089 family protein, with protein MRINISIVVILLFFSYSVEAQYRRYKTYEVHFGLGVSHVLGDIGGSSYLDNWAGIRDLTLRHSRPMLYLGGRNDFNEHFSGKVNLFAGMTSDDDRGSLRDERGFAFNTFMLELSGQVEWNFLRIRGSIGSLLAKRKGLRSYRMTTRPYIFAGIGFCYNYIDFNTRETIPCSGEYFKKSVTALVFPLGIGIRTDVSEGWSLGLEIGGRFTNSDYIDGFTTDWSKSNDAYYFTTIHAIYKIQFVGGKKKTSRRR; from the coding sequence ATGAGAATCAACATTTCAATTGTTGTTATTCTTTTGTTTTTCAGCTATTCTGTAGAAGCTCAGTATAGACGTTATAAGACATATGAAGTGCATTTTGGATTGGGTGTCTCCCATGTTCTTGGGGATATCGGGGGGTCTTCGTATCTTGATAACTGGGCTGGAATAAGGGATCTTACATTGCGTCATAGCCGTCCCATGCTTTATCTGGGCGGGAGAAATGATTTCAATGAACATTTTTCGGGAAAGGTAAATCTGTTTGCCGGGATGACGTCAGACGACGATAGAGGCTCATTAAGAGATGAACGGGGATTTGCGTTTAACACTTTTATGCTTGAATTATCCGGGCAGGTTGAATGGAATTTTTTAAGGATAAGAGGGTCCATCGGTTCCCTTTTAGCCAAAAGAAAAGGACTTAGGAGTTATAGAATGACTACCCGGCCATATATATTTGCAGGCATCGGATTTTGTTATAATTATATCGATTTTAATACTCGTGAGACTATTCCCTGTAGTGGAGAATATTTTAAAAAATCAGTAACTGCATTAGTTTTTCCCCTTGGGATTGGTATACGGACAGATGTGTCAGAAGGGTGGTCATTGGGGCTTGAGATCGGTGGAAGGTTCACTAACTCCGATTATATCGACGGTTTTACCACAGATTGGTCAAAATCCAATGATGCATATTATTTTACCACCATTCATGCCATTTATAAAATCCAATTTGTAGGAGGGAAAAAGAAAACGTCTCGTCGTCGTTAG
- the uppS gene encoding di-trans,poly-cis-decaprenylcistransferase translates to MTYRDKIDIDKLPVHIAVIMDGNGRWAKEKGNQRIFGHKNGVSAVRETVEAAAELGIQYLTLYAFSTENWNRPKLEVDALMSLLVSSLHEETPTLLKNNIQLISIGNIGGLSEEVSLQLKNAKEKTAHNSGLKLVLALNYSGRWEILDAVNRMKSDMLSGKLDMPITEHIFSTYLATYGIPDPELMIRTSGESRISNFLLWQIAYSE, encoded by the coding sequence ATGACATATAGGGATAAAATAGATATTGACAAGTTACCTGTACATATCGCTGTGATTATGGACGGCAATGGCAGGTGGGCCAAAGAAAAAGGCAACCAGCGTATATTTGGTCATAAAAATGGGGTAAGTGCAGTCCGGGAAACAGTAGAGGCTGCCGCTGAGTTAGGTATCCAATATTTGACCCTATATGCTTTTTCAACTGAGAATTGGAACCGTCCAAAATTGGAAGTAGATGCACTAATGTCTTTATTGGTCTCTTCCCTTCATGAAGAAACTCCTACACTTTTAAAAAATAATATTCAATTAATATCCATCGGGAATATTGGAGGCTTATCTGAAGAAGTATCCTTACAGTTAAAAAATGCCAAAGAAAAAACAGCACATAATAGTGGATTAAAGTTGGTTTTGGCTTTGAATTACAGCGGGCGTTGGGAAATACTAGATGCTGTGAACAGGATGAAGTCGGATATGTTGTCGGGTAAACTGGATATGCCTATCACTGAGCATATTTTTTCAACTTATCTGGCCACATATGGTATTCCGGATCCTGAATTAATGATACGGACAAGCGGAGAATCCCGTATAAGTAATTTTCTGCTTTGGCAAATTGCTTATTCAGAAT
- a CDS encoding DUF6089 family protein, producing the protein MKLTKYIVCCIGLSLFVSSLVEAQKFYTNTDAGFFGGTSYYLGDINPRKHFYAPDLSFGALLKHNFTEHHCLRANIFYGKLKGDDSDFDNDFQQNRGASFNTSLIDIQIGYEFNFLRYIVNRFQSGHTPYIFAGIGYSFIVSSTAEEAENHLTIPFGIGYKYRITPRIGVGCEWGLRKTFTDKLDGVLNPGPEGSYSRSHNNDWYSFAGIFVTFRIFEKNTSCPAYRQQLDYK; encoded by the coding sequence TTGAAATTAACCAAATATATTGTTTGTTGTATCGGATTATCCCTTTTTGTTTCTTCATTGGTAGAAGCACAAAAGTTCTATACAAATACTGATGCTGGTTTTTTCGGAGGAACATCTTATTACCTGGGGGATATTAATCCCCGTAAGCATTTTTATGCTCCGGATTTATCTTTTGGCGCGCTTTTGAAGCATAATTTTACAGAACATCATTGTCTTCGTGCCAATATCTTTTATGGTAAGCTAAAAGGTGATGATTCGGATTTTGATAATGATTTCCAGCAGAACAGAGGGGCTAGTTTTAACACCTCCCTTATTGATATACAAATCGGTTATGAATTTAATTTTCTTCGATACATTGTTAACCGCTTTCAGTCAGGGCATACCCCATATATTTTTGCAGGTATAGGGTATTCATTTATTGTTTCATCAACAGCGGAAGAAGCTGAAAATCATTTGACCATACCCTTTGGAATCGGTTATAAATACCGGATTACTCCACGAATCGGGGTCGGATGCGAGTGGGGGTTAAGAAAGACTTTTACCGATAAGTTGGATGGCGTGTTGAATCCTGGGCCGGAAGGCTCTTATTCCCGGTCACACAATAATGATTGGTATTCTTTTGCGGGTATTTTCGTTACTTTCCGTATCTTTGAAAAAAATACATCATGCCCTGCATATAGGCAGCAACTTGATTATAAATGA